In Bdellovibrio sp. GT3, one genomic interval encodes:
- a CDS encoding MlaD family protein — translation MESSNSTQVKVGIFIAIGVVIILGSIFFIGGEKSIFKSYVNIHAHFDQVQGLAEGSVVSLSGVTIGNVQKINFLSEKNTLDVVMRVDKTYTSRIREGSQVEIRTQGALGDKFVFIIPGDPRNPEIQDGAILEIAKPTDLIGVISERGGEAGKLFDVINEMYKITKAMNDENRLGKIMANFESTSANLSRVSGEASGIMKKLNDGHSGEKLTNTINKLDAIVSKVDRGEGTLGALINDPSIHNQLKVLLGGTQRKNNVKSLLRTSIEKEE, via the coding sequence ATGGAATCTTCAAACAGCACTCAAGTCAAAGTCGGAATCTTTATCGCGATTGGTGTCGTGATAATTCTGGGTTCGATCTTCTTTATTGGCGGCGAAAAGTCCATTTTCAAATCTTACGTGAATATTCACGCCCACTTTGATCAGGTTCAGGGCCTCGCAGAGGGCAGCGTCGTTTCACTTTCAGGTGTGACAATCGGTAACGTTCAAAAAATAAATTTCCTGTCTGAAAAGAACACTTTGGATGTTGTCATGAGAGTCGACAAGACCTACACCTCCCGCATCCGTGAAGGTTCTCAGGTGGAAATCCGCACTCAAGGCGCATTGGGCGACAAGTTTGTATTCATTATTCCGGGTGACCCAAGAAATCCGGAAATCCAGGATGGAGCCATCCTGGAAATCGCCAAACCCACAGATCTGATCGGCGTTATTTCAGAACGCGGTGGCGAAGCAGGGAAGCTATTTGATGTTATCAACGAGATGTACAAGATCACAAAAGCCATGAACGATGAAAACCGTCTGGGTAAAATCATGGCGAACTTTGAGTCGACGTCCGCGAACCTAAGCCGCGTCAGTGGCGAGGCTTCCGGCATTATGAAAAAGCTAAATGACGGCCACAGCGGCGAGAAGCTGACCAATACAATCAATAAATTGGATGCGATCGTCTCCAAGGTGGACCGCGGAGAAGGCACTCTGGGCGCTCTTATTAATGATCCCAGTATTCACAATCAGTTGAAGGTATTGCTTGGCGGCACTCAACGCAAAAACAACGTGAAGAGCCTGCTGCGCACATCCATCGAAAAAGAAGAATAG
- the flgC gene encoding flagellar basal body rod protein FlgC, whose product MADFLTGMRISSSGMAAQRMRMNTIASNIANINTTQTPEGGPYRRKDVVFESMPDAKNFGEIVTGTDPMGNMQRVQVTDIVSDRKAPLLKYEPDHPDANPEGYVAYPNINLMEEMTNMIQSSRSYEANVSAMQASKDMAMSALEIGR is encoded by the coding sequence ATGGCTGATTTTTTAACCGGTATGAGAATTAGTAGCAGTGGTATGGCAGCGCAAAGAATGCGCATGAATACCATTGCCAGCAATATCGCCAATATCAATACGACCCAGACCCCGGAAGGCGGCCCGTATCGCCGTAAGGACGTGGTTTTCGAGAGCATGCCCGACGCCAAGAATTTTGGCGAAATCGTGACAGGCACAGACCCTATGGGGAATATGCAACGGGTCCAGGTGACTGATATCGTCTCGGATCGCAAGGCACCGTTATTGAAATATGAGCCGGATCATCCTGATGCAAATCCAGAGGGTTACGTCGCATATCCCAATATCAATCTCATGGAAGAAATGACCAATATGATACAATCGTCGCGTTCCTACGAGGCGAACGTATCGGCCATGCAGGCGTCAAAAGATATGGCCATGAGTGCTTTGGAAATAGGAAGATAG
- a CDS encoding sigma 54-interacting transcriptional regulator, which produces MSYFDFDALNIEDRKMNEAKQLGMQLAATQASLLVVGEAGVGKTSFARYIFSKSRSNKLQVLECKNSGGFNFEKVDGGTLLIEDLDCASSHVQGELMKLAERNDGTRPRFISTSRRDLRAMVKQEQFRQDLFYKIAVIHLEVPRLEDRTQDFQGIVSFILEVTQIMHGRSGLSFSVDAYARLNSWNWPGNIRELENVIERAVVLTKGQVIEMQSIQFESVVDESAADFAPGMSLSAVEKRLILQTLELTAQNRTRAAQMLGISIRTLRNKLNEYREEGVA; this is translated from the coding sequence ATGTCGTATTTTGATTTTGATGCTTTAAACATCGAAGACCGTAAAATGAATGAAGCCAAACAATTGGGGATGCAACTTGCGGCGACGCAGGCAAGTCTGCTGGTTGTTGGAGAAGCCGGTGTAGGCAAAACAAGTTTTGCACGCTATATCTTTTCCAAAAGCCGTTCAAATAAATTGCAGGTTCTTGAATGCAAGAATTCCGGTGGTTTCAATTTTGAAAAAGTTGATGGCGGAACATTGCTGATTGAGGATTTGGATTGCGCCTCATCGCATGTACAAGGGGAGCTGATGAAGCTTGCGGAAAGAAACGATGGCACTCGCCCGCGTTTCATTTCAACCTCACGCCGTGACCTGCGCGCGATGGTTAAGCAGGAGCAGTTCAGACAGGATCTGTTCTACAAGATTGCAGTGATCCATTTGGAAGTTCCGCGTCTGGAAGATCGCACTCAGGATTTCCAGGGAATTGTGAGCTTTATTTTGGAAGTAACTCAGATCATGCATGGTCGTTCCGGTTTGAGCTTCTCTGTGGATGCCTATGCAAGATTGAACTCCTGGAACTGGCCAGGAAATATTCGCGAGCTTGAAAATGTGATCGAGCGTGCGGTTGTATTGACCAAAGGCCAGGTCATTGAGATGCAATCTATTCAATTTGAATCCGTGGTAGACGAATCTGCAGCGGATTTCGCGCCAGGAATGTCCCTTTCTGCCGTTGAAAAGCGTCTGATTCTTCAGACCCTTGAGTTGACGGCACAGAACCGCACGCGTGCGGCTCAAATGCTTGGAATCAGTATCAGAACCTTGAGAAACAAACTGAACGAATACAGGGAAGAAGGTGTCGCATGA
- the fliE gene encoding flagellar hook-basal body complex protein FliE, which translates to MEGFTVSNANRFLETGNLRDSKSLNISGETTSLNSTSESGKSFADTLKDAVSSVNELQKTSDKFAQNIATGKTDDVAGAMIASEKADIALRVMVQVRNKIIDAYQEVMKMQV; encoded by the coding sequence ATGGAGGGTTTTACAGTATCAAATGCCAACAGGTTCCTCGAGACGGGCAATCTGCGTGATTCCAAATCACTGAACATCTCGGGTGAAACTACATCACTGAATTCTACATCTGAATCCGGCAAGAGCTTTGCTGATACCTTGAAGGATGCCGTAAGCTCCGTGAATGAATTGCAAAAAACTTCTGACAAGTTTGCGCAAAACATTGCCACTGGAAAAACGGACGATGTCGCGGGCGCCATGATTGCCTCCGAAAAAGCCGACATCGCATTGCGAGTCATGGTCCAAGTACGCAACAAGATTATTGATGCGTATCAGGAAGTCATGAAAATGCAGGTTTAG
- the flgB gene encoding flagellar basal body rod protein FlgB translates to MSDIFDKTINGLATSMRMRQLRNNITSSNIANAETPGYHAKKMDFEEALSRSMNMDGMNALSTSSGEHFSLGGVSVAKTRPDIYENPEGAVNNDGNTVDLEKEMSALSENAIMYKTALQLINKKMAALKYAASEGR, encoded by the coding sequence ATGAGTGATATTTTCGATAAAACGATAAACGGCCTCGCGACCTCAATGCGAATGAGGCAGCTTCGTAACAACATCACCTCGTCTAACATCGCCAACGCGGAAACCCCAGGGTATCACGCGAAGAAGATGGATTTTGAAGAGGCGTTGTCCCGCTCCATGAATATGGATGGCATGAATGCACTGAGCACCAGCAGTGGAGAGCACTTTTCACTGGGTGGTGTGTCGGTGGCTAAAACCAGACCGGACATTTACGAAAATCCAGAGGGTGCTGTGAACAATGACGGCAACACGGTGGATCTTGAGAAGGAAATGTCGGCGTTGTCTGAAAACGCCATCATGTACAAAACCGCACTTCAGCTGATCAATAAAAAAATGGCAGCATTGAAGTACGCAGCGTCTGAAGGTCGGTAG
- a CDS encoding tetratricopeptide repeat protein, whose product MNTLRNVILAGCLCFGLVANAANNKVNGFINFQGDTVHLELLGQQNWDYDVKRLDDKGQTIVRMTVPALDDATIKSLNTFKSDMVTKVSVDAQGTDGKSVISFVLSGESIETFDYLTDQPSRLIMDFYLNPNMVKAAKKSAPKKSEPVVKEESSKIAKSEAKAKTDRKPATTDVLAINNAGSVVAQADQIQAGIFDGGDPNYERFSIKPYDIKEDSVIRAKDNYYITFPMLETPVAQWEKLKVTPTIYEISPKQTDENKQARLLLTLFEKERYGVFLKTRNWFREKYPNSEYNEIVDYMTGDVNLALYNNSGKIEFFDEAIQKYKEAIEKFPKSPLAERTSLKIGYLTLDRGDNLAALRLFNEHIANKNFGGKESVSKDLARMGMGLAYSRISKWDDAVAQFDEIEKNSTSRDLKVEAAYRRGDVWVRAKNYAKSVEDYKNALKKYPEGQGAYPSAFYNQAESMFGMKQYPQSLDMYREFVKKFPSSDHAPYAMTRLGELLDILGADKSRVMGAYLETYFRYGETPSAVIARLRLLSARMKGMKPKETANAVKEIMELAKKVDLPKMEQFATVMVADGYSQRGEFDKSINLLAKYYQEHPGTVDVPLLTGRIISNINAKLDDQVEKGDFIGALKTHSEFSDNWLKNSNRLDTKYNVGRAFEMAGTPTESARYYKEVLNRIYALAGTPEAKEIKVKEQVPSIEELNLRLAAVSEAEHKYNQAYEYLKNIKNPEKLTETEQIERVGVAVRLLERRGDTDSAIRYLGELLRTWKGQPELVADPYLKLAELQLKQGKKDDALEALGMIDKLMTDSKKVSPVVHAKALEMIGNIQLENGQKDKAISAFGNLLEQYEDKRPLSSIRYKLGQIYFNRGDVQKAAEVWNDFKGQKSGFWKNLAQEQLKNSEWRDGYKKYIQRIPAMAADKQDSN is encoded by the coding sequence GTGAACACTTTGCGCAACGTAATTTTGGCAGGATGCCTTTGCTTTGGTCTAGTGGCCAATGCAGCAAATAATAAGGTCAATGGCTTCATCAACTTCCAGGGCGATACTGTGCACTTGGAACTGTTGGGACAGCAGAATTGGGACTATGACGTGAAACGTCTGGATGACAAAGGCCAGACTATCGTCCGTATGACTGTGCCAGCGTTGGATGACGCCACTATTAAATCCTTAAATACATTCAAAAGCGATATGGTGACTAAAGTTTCTGTCGATGCTCAGGGCACTGATGGAAAGTCAGTAATTTCTTTTGTGCTTTCCGGTGAAAGTATCGAGACCTTTGACTATCTGACGGACCAACCTTCCCGATTGATCATGGACTTCTACTTGAATCCAAATATGGTCAAAGCGGCCAAAAAATCCGCTCCTAAAAAATCGGAACCAGTGGTTAAAGAGGAATCCTCTAAGATCGCAAAATCAGAAGCAAAAGCAAAAACTGATCGCAAGCCGGCAACCACAGATGTTCTTGCCATTAATAATGCAGGCTCCGTGGTGGCACAAGCGGATCAAATTCAAGCTGGTATCTTTGATGGTGGGGATCCTAACTACGAAAGATTCTCGATCAAACCTTATGACATTAAGGAAGATTCGGTCATCCGCGCCAAAGACAACTACTATATTACATTTCCTATGCTGGAGACTCCGGTTGCTCAGTGGGAAAAACTGAAAGTCACACCGACAATCTATGAAATCAGTCCTAAACAGACGGACGAAAACAAACAGGCTCGTTTGCTTTTGACGTTGTTCGAAAAAGAACGTTACGGCGTCTTTTTGAAAACAAGAAACTGGTTCCGCGAAAAATATCCAAACTCAGAATACAACGAGATCGTTGATTACATGACGGGCGACGTGAATCTGGCTTTGTATAATAACAGCGGTAAAATCGAATTTTTCGATGAGGCGATTCAAAAATATAAGGAAGCCATCGAAAAATTCCCAAAATCCCCTTTGGCGGAAAGAACGTCACTTAAAATCGGTTATCTGACTTTGGATCGTGGCGACAATCTTGCGGCTTTGCGTTTGTTCAATGAACATATCGCCAATAAAAATTTTGGCGGCAAAGAATCCGTTTCCAAAGACCTGGCTCGCATGGGCATGGGGTTGGCATACTCCCGAATCAGCAAATGGGACGATGCTGTTGCGCAGTTTGATGAGATCGAAAAGAATTCCACAAGTCGTGATTTGAAAGTTGAAGCGGCCTACCGTCGCGGTGATGTCTGGGTTCGCGCCAAAAACTATGCAAAGTCCGTTGAAGATTACAAAAACGCATTGAAGAAATATCCAGAAGGGCAAGGCGCTTATCCAAGTGCGTTTTACAATCAGGCTGAATCCATGTTCGGCATGAAGCAGTATCCTCAAAGTTTGGATATGTACCGTGAATTCGTTAAAAAGTTTCCATCCAGTGATCACGCGCCTTATGCGATGACTCGACTGGGTGAGCTTTTGGATATTCTGGGTGCGGATAAATCCCGTGTGATGGGAGCGTACCTGGAAACATATTTCCGTTATGGTGAAACTCCAAGTGCTGTGATTGCCCGCCTTCGCTTGCTAAGTGCACGCATGAAGGGCATGAAGCCGAAGGAAACCGCAAATGCCGTGAAAGAAATCATGGAACTTGCGAAAAAAGTGGATCTGCCAAAAATGGAACAGTTCGCTACGGTGATGGTGGCTGATGGTTACTCCCAGCGTGGTGAATTTGATAAATCCATTAACCTTCTGGCGAAGTACTACCAGGAGCATCCGGGAACAGTGGATGTACCATTGCTTACAGGACGAATTATCAGCAACATCAACGCCAAGTTGGATGACCAGGTTGAAAAAGGTGATTTCATTGGGGCGCTGAAAACGCACAGTGAATTTTCTGACAACTGGTTGAAGAATTCCAACCGTCTGGATACCAAGTACAATGTCGGACGTGCATTCGAGATGGCGGGAACGCCAACTGAATCTGCGCGCTACTATAAAGAAGTTTTGAATCGCATCTATGCCTTGGCGGGCACACCGGAAGCGAAGGAAATCAAAGTGAAGGAGCAGGTTCCTTCTATTGAGGAATTGAATCTTCGTCTGGCGGCGGTTTCTGAAGCGGAACATAAATACAATCAAGCCTACGAGTACCTTAAGAATATCAAGAATCCGGAAAAGCTGACTGAGACTGAGCAAATTGAGCGCGTTGGCGTGGCGGTACGTCTGTTGGAAAGACGTGGCGACACAGATTCAGCCATTCGCTATTTGGGTGAATTGCTAAGAACGTGGAAAGGCCAGCCGGAGCTTGTTGCAGATCCTTACTTGAAACTTGCGGAGTTGCAGCTGAAGCAGGGCAAAAAAGATGACGCCCTTGAGGCTTTGGGCATGATTGATAAGTTGATGACGGATTCCAAAAAAGTTTCACCTGTGGTGCATGCAAAAGCACTTGAGATGATCGGCAATATTCAATTGGAGAACGGACAAAAAGACAAAGCCATCTCTGCTTTCGGCAATTTGCTGGAGCAGTACGAGGACAAGCGTCCCCTTTCGTCGATCCGATACAAGTTAGGTCAAATTTATTTCAATCGCGGTGATGTTCAAAAGGCAGCTGAGGTTTGGAATGATTTTAAAGGTCAAAAAAGTGGATTCTGGAAGAATCTGGCTCAGGAGCAGTTAAAGAACTCTGAGTGGCGTGACGGTTATAAGAAGTACATTCAAAGAATTCCGGCAATGGCAGCGGATAAGCAGGACAGTAATTAG
- a CDS encoding MlaE family ABC transporter permease: MLQALLPLTNFTIEIFHFLGGIGLLSRDIWRELVGTKIYWRLLGEQIYQVGIRSAPLIVVTAVTIGAVMSLQFGLGLEKFGGKMYVPKLLAVTILREMGPMFTSLMLAARVGAGIASEIGSMVVTQQVDAIRALGTSPIRKIVIPRVLACLITLPILCAVTNVVANAGGLFIGAVELKLDPGFYLLKVLSTSSVGDYISGFGKTFFFSLFISIPACYFGLNVKNGTKEVGIATTKAVVVSSILILIGDFFLSKLFWIVEGLL; the protein is encoded by the coding sequence ATGCTACAAGCGCTTTTGCCATTAACTAATTTTACGATCGAGATCTTCCACTTTCTGGGTGGCATCGGTCTATTGAGTCGCGACATCTGGCGCGAGCTGGTCGGTACGAAAATTTATTGGCGTCTCTTAGGCGAACAAATCTATCAGGTCGGTATTCGTTCGGCTCCCTTGATTGTGGTGACTGCGGTGACTATCGGAGCCGTCATGTCTTTGCAATTTGGTCTGGGACTGGAAAAGTTTGGCGGCAAAATGTATGTGCCAAAGCTTCTGGCCGTGACCATCCTTCGTGAAATGGGCCCCATGTTCACCAGTCTGATGTTGGCAGCCCGCGTAGGGGCCGGCATCGCCAGTGAAATCGGCTCGATGGTCGTCACCCAACAGGTGGATGCGATTCGCGCCCTGGGCACCTCCCCTATTCGCAAAATCGTTATTCCAAGAGTCCTGGCCTGCCTGATCACGTTGCCCATCCTGTGCGCTGTGACCAACGTGGTTGCCAATGCCGGCGGTTTGTTCATTGGTGCCGTCGAACTGAAACTGGATCCAGGCTTTTATCTTCTGAAAGTTCTATCCACATCCTCCGTTGGCGATTACATCTCTGGATTTGGCAAAACCTTCTTCTTCTCGTTGTTCATCTCAATCCCAGCTTGTTACTTTGGATTGAATGTTAAGAACGGAACCAAAGAGGTCGGCATTGCCACCACAAAAGCCGTAGTTGTGTCCTCCATTTTGATTTTGATCGGTGACTTCTTTCTTTCGAAACTTTTCTGGATTGTGGAAGGACTTCTATGA
- a CDS encoding ABC transporter ATP-binding protein → MTQKPQAFIEVVDFHKSFEEKKVHQGVSFYVRKGECLGLIGGSGTGKSVLLRTLVGLEKPDKGQVIVDGVEIGGMKESELIEIRKKVAYAFQGGALFDSMTVYENLAYPLREHFKFTEKEVAAQIKAQLEEFGLAPGTEKLYPGSLSGGMQKRVGLARAMMIHPQVVLYDEPTAGLDPYNTKKIQESILSLKAKGMTSILVTHDMPTVYAVCDKVALLQNGRISEQYTIDTLKKEPSGAMTEFINGESA, encoded by the coding sequence ATGACACAAAAACCACAAGCCTTTATTGAGGTTGTCGACTTCCATAAATCCTTTGAGGAAAAAAAGGTTCACCAAGGTGTGAGCTTTTATGTTCGCAAAGGCGAATGCCTGGGACTGATCGGTGGATCTGGTACTGGAAAATCCGTTCTGCTGCGCACTTTAGTGGGGTTGGAAAAACCTGACAAGGGCCAGGTGATCGTGGACGGTGTTGAAATCGGTGGAATGAAGGAATCCGAACTTATCGAGATTCGCAAGAAAGTGGCTTACGCTTTTCAAGGCGGCGCCTTGTTTGACTCAATGACAGTCTATGAAAACCTGGCATACCCGCTCCGCGAACATTTCAAATTCACGGAAAAAGAAGTTGCTGCACAAATCAAAGCCCAGCTGGAGGAATTTGGCCTGGCTCCGGGAACTGAAAAGCTTTACCCAGGCAGTCTTTCCGGTGGTATGCAAAAACGTGTGGGATTGGCCCGTGCGATGATGATTCATCCCCAGGTCGTTCTCTACGACGAGCCCACAGCTGGTTTGGATCCCTACAACACAAAGAAAATCCAGGAATCTATTTTAAGCCTGAAAGCCAAAGGGATGACCTCTATTTTAGTCACTCACGATATGCCGACGGTGTATGCGGTTTGCGACAAAGTCGCTCTTCTGCAAAATGGCCGCATCAGCGAGCAATACACAATCGATACACTTAAAAAAGAGCCGAGTGGCGCCATGACAGAATTTATCAACGGAGAAAGCGCGTAA
- the fliF gene encoding flagellar basal-body MS-ring/collar protein FliF translates to MNKIFGGLVVQFREFFKNLGPTKRLSVIAVTLIAVVALMTMMFMASGKDYVPLFTNIPTEQVSTIVAKLNEKNIPFQLRDGGKTVAIPKELLHSTQMTLMAEIGSPKMGSIGLELFDKQDFGVNSYAQKINYQRALQGELMRAINTLTAVKQSKVILALPNKKTFLEEGGSPSASVVVELHQGKELSQEQVRGIRYLVANAVEGMDADKVAVLDERGKVLTRASDGTTGGSSDLLDLKAKVEGDFEDRIEDILSKVVGHAKVVAKVDATLNHRVISSVEELVDPDKTAIRSQQSEEESLDGARTNPAGVPGSRSNIPGAEDASGQVGFKQDVKKELKTINYEVPKTVRNIREAAGNLERLSVAVVVDGVHVTTKNADGTTESKWQPRSVEEVKKYEDLIKGAIGFNAARGDSVKVESIQFQPEDFSEAEKILTTLERKKLIHALFKWALLGFSLALFFFIVVRPFMQWITDSFQDSVEEMLPRTIEELEELQSVDNTLPGMSTALPVLQESIDPEKAESELLKDRIMATMGRDEEKAANAFGMWLVRKDS, encoded by the coding sequence TTGAACAAAATTTTTGGTGGATTGGTTGTCCAGTTTCGTGAGTTCTTTAAAAATCTGGGTCCAACCAAACGACTTTCAGTTATTGCCGTAACTCTTATTGCGGTTGTGGCATTAATGACGATGATGTTCATGGCGTCCGGTAAGGACTATGTTCCTCTGTTTACAAATATTCCGACTGAACAAGTTTCCACGATCGTGGCGAAATTGAATGAGAAGAACATCCCATTCCAGTTGCGCGACGGTGGTAAAACAGTCGCCATTCCGAAAGAGCTTTTGCACTCAACGCAAATGACGTTGATGGCAGAAATCGGATCTCCAAAAATGGGTTCCATCGGTCTGGAGCTGTTCGACAAGCAGGATTTCGGGGTTAACTCTTACGCGCAAAAAATCAATTATCAAAGAGCCCTGCAGGGTGAGTTGATGAGAGCCATCAACACTTTGACTGCGGTTAAGCAGTCAAAAGTTATTCTGGCCCTTCCAAATAAAAAGACTTTCCTTGAAGAGGGTGGTTCACCTTCAGCATCCGTCGTGGTGGAGCTTCATCAGGGTAAAGAGCTTTCTCAGGAACAAGTTCGTGGTATCCGTTACCTGGTCGCGAATGCGGTCGAGGGTATGGATGCGGATAAAGTGGCTGTATTGGATGAGCGCGGGAAAGTATTGACCCGTGCTTCCGATGGCACAACGGGCGGTTCCAGTGATCTATTGGATCTGAAAGCAAAAGTAGAAGGTGACTTCGAGGATCGTATCGAAGACATCCTGTCCAAAGTTGTTGGTCATGCCAAAGTTGTGGCGAAAGTGGATGCGACCTTGAATCACCGGGTGATCTCTTCTGTTGAAGAACTAGTGGATCCGGATAAAACAGCCATTCGCTCGCAACAATCTGAAGAGGAATCCCTGGATGGGGCTCGTACCAATCCAGCAGGTGTTCCGGGTTCCCGTTCGAATATCCCTGGTGCGGAAGATGCTTCCGGCCAAGTGGGTTTCAAACAAGACGTTAAAAAAGAATTGAAGACCATCAATTACGAAGTTCCCAAAACAGTTCGTAACATCAGAGAAGCTGCCGGAAATCTGGAGCGTCTGAGTGTTGCGGTTGTGGTCGACGGTGTTCATGTGACAACAAAGAATGCTGACGGCACAACAGAGAGCAAATGGCAGCCTCGTTCCGTTGAGGAAGTTAAAAAATACGAAGACCTGATCAAGGGTGCGATCGGTTTTAACGCCGCTCGTGGTGACTCTGTTAAAGTTGAATCCATTCAATTCCAGCCAGAAGACTTTTCTGAGGCTGAAAAAATCCTGACGACGCTTGAGCGTAAGAAGTTGATCCATGCTTTGTTCAAATGGGCGCTTTTGGGTTTCTCGTTGGCATTGTTCTTCTTCATCGTGGTTCGTCCGTTCATGCAATGGATTACCGACAGCTTCCAGGATTCTGTGGAGGAGATGTTGCCAAGAACTATCGAGGAACTTGAAGAGCTTCAATCTGTGGATAACACGCTTCCGGGCATGTCGACGGCTCTTCCTGTCCTACAGGAATCCATTGACCCTGAAAAAGCTGAGTCTGAATTGTTGAAAGACCGTATCATGGCCACTATGGGCCGCGATGAGGAAAAAGCAGCCAATGCTTTTGGTATGTGGCTTGTTAGGAAGGATTCGTAA
- the fliG gene encoding flagellar motor switch protein FliG, translated as MKLHKADHIEYEQLKGFDKAAILINYLGKDAVKVLLRRMDDADIRKLINQMSKMRVVPVHVTKRVLEEFYEMISETEDYIFSETISAKETIVDALGEERARGILGGLNITTGGSRSLESLEMVDAKSLATFLVNEHPQTVAVILAHLEPEKKGEVLKRLPEALQAEVVLRMANLEHVDPELIAEIDRVLKNQLSNTATVEQAALGGVQPVAEMLNVMDKNTETAIMSRLEEKDPLLAEEIRKLMFVFDDIIKIDDRGIQALLKEVPNDKLLLALKTSSEEIRVKIFKNISARAAEMLREDLGNMGPSRLSDVEGAQQEIVNAARRLEAEGKILIARGGSEDAMV; from the coding sequence ATGAAACTGCACAAAGCCGATCATATTGAGTACGAACAACTCAAAGGTTTCGATAAAGCGGCAATTCTTATCAATTATCTTGGTAAGGATGCAGTGAAGGTCCTTTTGCGTCGTATGGACGATGCAGATATCCGCAAGCTTATCAATCAGATGAGCAAAATGCGCGTCGTGCCTGTGCACGTTACCAAGCGCGTACTTGAAGAGTTTTATGAAATGATTTCTGAAACTGAAGACTATATCTTCTCTGAAACCATTTCTGCGAAGGAAACTATCGTGGATGCATTGGGTGAAGAGCGTGCCAGAGGTATTCTGGGTGGTTTGAATATCACCACCGGTGGCTCGCGTTCTTTGGAATCCCTGGAGATGGTGGATGCCAAGTCATTGGCGACGTTCCTGGTGAATGAACATCCTCAGACAGTTGCGGTGATTCTGGCTCACTTGGAGCCGGAGAAAAAAGGTGAGGTTCTAAAACGTCTTCCAGAAGCCCTGCAAGCAGAGGTTGTTCTGCGTATGGCCAACTTGGAGCACGTGGACCCTGAGTTGATTGCTGAAATCGACCGCGTATTGAAAAATCAATTGTCCAATACTGCAACTGTGGAACAAGCCGCTTTGGGCGGGGTTCAGCCGGTGGCAGAGATGCTCAACGTTATGGACAAAAACACGGAAACGGCGATTATGTCCCGTCTCGAGGAAAAGGATCCTCTTCTTGCCGAAGAGATTCGCAAACTTATGTTTGTCTTCGACGACATCATCAAAATCGACGATCGTGGTATTCAGGCGCTTCTCAAAGAAGTACCAAACGACAAACTTCTGCTGGCACTCAAAACTTCCAGCGAGGAAATTCGTGTCAAAATCTTCAAAAATATCTCCGCTCGTGCGGCCGAGATGTTACGCGAGGATCTTGGAAACATGGGACCTTCACGTCTGTCAGACGTCGAGGGTGCTCAGCAAGAGATCGTCAATGCAGCTCGCCGCCTAGAGGCGGAAGGAAAAATCCTGATTGCAAGAGGCGGTTCAGAAGATGCAATGGTCTAG